The Solanum pennellii chromosome 11, SPENNV200 genome contains a region encoding:
- the LOC107005042 gene encoding calcium-dependent protein kinase 11-like encodes MEIPKSENSKPPTVSSSTKSCMNVLPYQTPRIGEHYTLGKKLGQGQFGTTYLCTENATGLEYACKTIPKRKLFCKEDYEDVWREIQIMHHLSEHPYVVRIKGTYEDNLFVHIVMEVCKGGELFDRIVQKGHFSEKKAAQLMKTIVKVVEACHSLGVMHRDLKPENFLFDSSDEDAKLKATDFGLSIFYKPGQYFSDVVGSPYYVAPEVLHKYYGPEIDVWSAGVILYILLCGVPPFWAETDNGIFKQILKGKIDFESEPWPQISDSAKDLVKKMLTRDPRARLTAHQVLCHPWIVDDNVAPDRPLGSAVLSRLKQFCDMNKLKKMALRVIAERLSEEEIGGLKQLFKMIDTDNSGTITYEELKHGLKRVGSDLTESEIKALMSAADFDNNGTIDYGEFIAATLHLNKMEREENLLAAFSYFDKDGSGYITIDELQQACQEFGLGDVKLEDIIKEIDIDNDGRIDYGEFATMMKKGNTGLAARTMRGNLTFNLADALGASDSDNGQ; translated from the exons ATGGAGATCCCTAAATCTGAAAATAGCAAACCCCCAACAGTTTCATCATCAACAAAATCATGTATGAATGTTCTTCCATACCAAACCCCAAGAATAGGTGAGCATTATACTCTTGGTAAGAAACTAGGGCAAGGTCAATTTGGTACAACTTATTTATGCACAGAGAATGCAACAGGTCTTGAATATGCTTGTAAAACAATCCCAAAAAGGAAACTTTTTTGTAAAGAAGATTATGAGGATGTGTGGAGAGAGATTCAGATAATGCATCATTTGTCTGAACACCCTTATGTTGTTAGGATCAAAGGGACTTATGAGGATAATCTTTTTGTACATATTGTTATGGAGGTTTGTAAAGGGGGTGAACTTTTTGATAGAATTGTTCAAAAGGGGCATTTTAGTGAGAAGAAAGCTGCACAATTGATGAAAACTATTGTCAAAGTTGTTGAGGCTTGTCATTCTCTTGGGGTTATGCATAGAGATCTAAAACCTGAGAATTTCCTTTTTGATAGCTCTGATGAAGATGCTAAGCTTAAGGCTACTGATTTTGGTCTCTCTATTTTCTATAAGCCAG GGCAGTATTTCTCAGATGTTGTTGGAAGTCCATATTATGTTGCTCCTGAAGTGTTGCACAAATACTATGGGCCTGAAATAGACGTCTGGAGTGCTGGAGTCATCCTTTATATCttgttatgtggagttcctcCTTTCTGGGCTG AGACAGACAATGGTATCTTCAAACAGATATTGAAAGGAAAGATAGACTTCGAATCAGAACCTTGGCCTCAGATTTCTGATAGTGCAAAAGATTTGGTAAAGAAAATGCTCACCAGGGATCCTAGAGCAAGATTAACCGCGCATCAAGTTCTAT GTCATCCTTGGATTGTGGATGATAATGTCGCTCCGGACAGACCCTTGGGTTCTGCAGTTCTGTCGCGCCTAAAGCAGTTCTGTGATATGAACAAACTTAAAAAGATGGCTTTACGA GTCATAGCAGAAAGGCTTTCAGAGGAAGAAATAGGCGGCCTAAAGCAATTATTCAAAATGATTGACACAGACAACAGTGGAACAATCACATATGAGGAACTAAAACATGGTTTGAAAAGAGTAGGATCTGACTTAACAGAGTCCGAAATCAAGGCCTTGATGAGCGCG GCTGACTTTGACAACAACGGCACTATCGACTATGGTGAATTCATCGCTGCAACATTGCATTTGAACAAGATGGAGAGGGAGGAGAATCTGCTTGCTGCATTTTCCTACTTCGACAAGGATGGTAGTGGTTATATCACCATTGATGAGCTTCAACAAGCTTGCCAAGAGTTTGGGTTAGGTGATGTTAAATTGGAGGATATTATCAAAGAGATTGATATAGACAAT GACGGACGCATAGATTATGGGGAATTCGCAActatgatgaagaagggaaataCAGGACTAGCAGCTAGAACAATGAGAGGCAATCTGACCTTCAATTTAGCAGATGCTCTTGGAGCCAGTGACAGTGACAATGGTCAATAG
- the LOC107005043 gene encoding uncharacterized membrane protein At4g09580 gives MAAPRNIVVDTSRLVTRDEEEKKSMDMLCADELDSPTAKRFKEGRFPLSSWEFAAAFGVILVFSTGLFCLYLSMPAAEYGKLKLPRTISDLRILKDNLGMYAEVYPTKFILGYCSTYIFMQTFMIPGTIFMSLLAGALFGVFRGLLLVVFNATAGASSCYFLSKLIGRPIVNWMWPEKLRFFQAEIAKRRDKLLNYMLFLRITPTLPNLFINLASPIVDIPFHIFFLATVIGLIPAAYITVKAGLTLGELKSVKDLYDFKTLSVLFLIGALIILPTVLKRKRIYE, from the exons ATGGCTGCACCGAGGAATATAGTGGTGGACACAAGTCGGTTAGTTACAAGggatgaagaagagaagaagagtaTGGATATGTTGTGTGCAGATGAATTGGATTCGCCAACAGCTAAGAGGTTTAAGGAAGGGAGGTTTCCATTGTCAAGTTGGGAATTTGCAGCAGCTTTTGGGGTTATTTTGGTGTTCTCAACAGGATTGTTTTGCTTATACTTGTCAATGCCAGCTGCTGAGTATGGTAAATTGAAGCTGCCTCGTACCATCTCCGATCTCCGGATTCTCAA GGATAATCTCGGAATGTATGCGGAAGTATACCCCACAAAATTTATTCTTGGTTACTGCTCAACATACATATTCATGCAGACATTTATGATTCCTGGTACAATTTTCATGTCTTTACTTGCTGGAGCACTTTTTGGCGTTTTCAGAGGGCTTCTCTTGGTTGTCTTTAATGCAACAGCTGGGGCATCGTCCTGCTATTTTCTGTCTAAATTGATCGGCAGGCCTATAGTTAACTGGATGTGGCCTGAAAAGTTGAGATTTTTCCAGGCAGAG ATAGCCAAACGTCGGGATAAGTTGCTCAACTACATGCTGTTTTTGAGAATAACTCCAACATTACCAAATCTTTTCATCAATTTGGCATCTCCTATTGTGGATATACCattccatattttctttttggcCACCGTGATTGGTCTCATCCCAGCTGCTTATATTACAGTGAAG GCTGGCCTAACCCTTGGGGAACTGAAGTCCGTCAAAGATCTATATGATTTCAAGACTTTGTCTGTGCTTTTCCTCATTGGTGCTCTCATAATTTTGCCAACCGTCTTAAAGAGGAAGCGGATATATGAATAG